From one Gimesia sp. genomic stretch:
- a CDS encoding endonuclease/exonuclease/phosphatase family protein: MKIVVWNTAWAVPGSKRWLLLSERIQQQLPDVICLTEAKTGLLPQQGHVIESAPDYGYPLKPGRRKVILWSKLPWSEVSIHENLDFPSGRIVSGITQGIRLVGVCIPWSAAHVTGGRKDRKNWEDHLLYLDALKQLVKELDHNIPLTIIGDYNQRLPRSTQPKYAYEKLNDLLSSGLTVHTVGNLGPEGVQLIDHIATSEDLQVHDLTVLDRETTEGDRLSDHFGIAGFIKPSKLKRE; encoded by the coding sequence ATGAAAATTGTCGTCTGGAATACCGCATGGGCGGTCCCTGGTTCGAAGCGTTGGCTACTGCTTTCTGAACGAATTCAACAACAGCTGCCTGATGTGATCTGCCTGACGGAAGCCAAGACAGGGTTACTGCCCCAGCAAGGCCACGTAATCGAATCCGCTCCCGACTACGGATATCCACTCAAACCAGGTCGGCGTAAAGTCATCCTTTGGAGTAAACTGCCCTGGAGTGAAGTTTCGATACATGAAAATCTTGATTTTCCTTCAGGACGGATCGTCAGTGGTATAACGCAGGGAATTCGTCTGGTGGGAGTCTGCATTCCCTGGAGTGCCGCCCATGTCACTGGGGGCCGAAAGGATCGGAAAAACTGGGAAGATCATCTTCTCTACCTGGATGCGTTAAAGCAGTTGGTAAAAGAACTGGATCATAATATCCCCCTGACGATCATTGGGGATTACAACCAGCGTCTGCCCCGATCAACACAGCCCAAATATGCCTATGAAAAACTGAACGATTTACTTTCTTCCGGTCTGACGGTCCACACCGTAGGCAATCTGGGACCAGAAGGAGTCCAGCTGATTGACCACATCGCAACCTCGGAAGACCTACAGGTACATGATCTGACCGTATTGGACCGGGAGACCACAGAGGGAGACAGGTTATCTGATCACTTTGGAATCGCTGGTTTCATTAAACCATCTAAGTTGAAAAGAGAATAA